The bacterium sequence AAACTATCAGCCATCAACTTTTTTTTATAGTATTCAATTACGTCTTTTACTATATCTTCCAAAGATTTTGTCGGTTTAAACCCGATTGTTTTAGAGATTTTTGATATATCGGGAACTCTATATTTCAAGTCTTCAAAATCATCACCGTAAACTTGTCTATAAGGAATATATTTAATTTGAGATTTGCTTTGAGTAAATTGCTTAACCATTTCGGCTAATTGAGAAATATTAACAGGATGAGGACTGCCCAAATTAAATATTTCACCATTTGTATTCTCGTTTTCCATAAGAGAGATTAAACCATTGACAGTGTCTTCTATATGGATAAAACTCCTCAATTGTTTTCCATCGCCATATACAGTTATCGGCTCACCTTTTAACGCCTGTTCGACAAACCTTGGAATAACCATACCATATTCTCCCACTTGTTTGGGACCGGATACGTTGAAAAGTCTTGTTATAACTATGGGCAACACTTTTTCTTTATGATAAGCAATAGCCAAAAACTCATCTGTTGCTTTGCTGGCAGAATAACTCCATCTTAATTTTGTGGTTGGGCCCAGTATTCTGTCGGATTCCTCATTGAAAGGATAATTTTCGCTTTTGCCATATATTTCCGACGAAGAAGTAATAAGTACCTTTTTTTTATCATGAGACGCAATTTCAAGAACATTTTCTGTCCCTTCAATATTAATTCTTATGGATTTAATAAGATTTTCCATAATATATTTGACCCCAACTGCTGCCGCAAGATGATAAATTATCTCGCATTTATCTATTAGTTCTTTCAATAAGTCTTTATCTAATATGGAGCCCTGCTGGAAATGGAATCTGGGATTATTTAAAAGGTGGGATATATTTTCTTTACTGCCCGTGGAAAAGTCATCAATTGCAAATACATCATTGTCTTCTTCTGAAAGTAAACGTTCCACTAAACTAGAGCCGATAAAACCGGCCGCGCCTGTCACCAAACATTGCATTTTGCGCTCTTCCTTTTAATTAAAAAATGAAATTGTCGACATATAACAATAACTCAAAAATAGAATATCACGCATAAAGAATCTGCTGCTCTTTTAAAAAGAGCAGCAGATTTTATAAAACCCTTAGGATTAATTGTCTTGCCTGCTTGCTTCTACGCTACCTGCTCTAATATAAAATCGGAATATTGAGCAGACAGGCAACCACCTATATCTTGCTAAGTTTGTCTAACCGCACCTTTTTTACAGAAGGTTTATTAATCATATTCGGCATCCAATCAGGCGCATTATCAGGTTTTTTTACTTTCACTACTTTACCCTTAAAAACATGTAATCTCCACTTGCCGTCTTTTTTTCTTGAATGTTCTCTTAATTTGATAAGACCTTCTTTATCCTTTAAACCTCTTGAAGCGGCTTTTAATGCAGCAGCTCTCGGCGACCTGCCCGTAAAAACATGTTTCTCCTTACTGCCTATTCTTAAAGAATACTGTTTAACTGTATCCATAGCTCTACCTCCTTTTGTTAAAAATTAAGGCTGTTTCAAAATAATCTAAAAGCTTTCCAAATCATCTGCGGATTAACAACCCCTATGCACGCTTGTTTATATCCTTATATCAAAAAGAAACAGCATTGACAAGTCTTGTTTTTTATTTCCCTTTCAAAAAAGTAGAAATTTTTTTAGAAAAACTCGTTATCTTTTCACTGCTTGGATTCAGTTGAAGAGCTTTTTTTATACATGCGCGCGCTTGAACATAATCTCCGTTTTCAAAATACCACATAGCCACCATATAATACGCTTCCTCTTTTTTGTTATTGAACATCAACTTCAATATCTTTTCCCATTGGTTTTTACCATATACCTTTTCTATTACCTCTTTGTTTTCCACGATATATCTTACTGCAAGCTTGTTACGCTTAAATTTAGGTAGCATTGGCTTGAATAATTTTAAAGACGTTTCGAATAATTCTTTGGCAGATTCTATTTCTTCGGGCATTTCTCCTTTAATCTTCACAATCAATTGCTTGAAATCATCCAAAGCTTCCGACAATTCTTCGTCGGTTTTGTTAAATCTTTGTCTTACTACATGGTCGTATTGTTCCAAAACATAGATATGTTCCTTGAAACTCATAAGTTGGTGAAAAATCAGATGAATTGCGCGTTCAAAAGCTATTTCGTGCGTAAAAAATTGATGAGGCCTGTCTAAAAGATTATGCGTCAAATCTTTCAAATTCCAAAGCGGACCCTTTTTTTCTTCCGTCCCCACCCACTGGGCAAAATGAACAAATTTAATTTTCCCTTCGCTTTTAAACTTCCGATATTCTTTTTTAAAATTCAAATAAGCGTTAAAAAATTGTTGGATGACATCTCTTAAAAACTCATCCCTCCTTTCTTCTAACCACATATTATCTTTCTGTTCCATTTTTCACTCCCTATACAAAAAAGCCTATGGTTTATAACTTATAGCAGAAACTATAAACCATAAACTATCAACTTTCAACTCTCAACTATTTTCCCGTCTACAATTCTTATAATACGGTCCATCTTAAGCGCCAACTCTTCCTGATGGGTGGCTATAAATAATGCCCCCCCCCTATTTCGTATTAAATTTAACATAAGCTCTACAATTTTTTCTGCCGTTGTCTTGTCAAGATTACCGGTGGGTTCATCCGCAAATAAAATTATAGGATTATTCATTATAGCTCTGCCAACAGCCACTCTTTGCTGCTCTCCGCCGGATAAAGCATATGGATAATGAGAAGCTCTTTGTGTAAGTTTTAATTCTTTCAGAATTTCTTTTGCTTTTTCTTTGACTTCGAATAAAAGTTGTTTATCTATTAAACCTGGCAACATGATGTTTTCTAATGCAGAAAGTTCGGGCAATAAATTAAAAAACTGAAACACGAACCCCATGTCTTTTTTCCTCAAATCAGCTCTTTGTTCGTCTGAAAATTTGAGAATATCCTGTCCCTTCCAATAAATTTTGCCTTTAGATGGTCTTTCCAGTCCCGCTAAAAGACAAAGAAGAGTAGATTTACCCGCGCCCGAAGAACCCAGCAAAGCAATTGACTGGCCTTCGTAAATTTCCAAGTCAATTCCTCTTATCACTTCCAAAGAACTTTCACCTACCCGCCTTGACTCACCCGCCTTGACTTGCCGATTTCGGCGAGGCAGGTCGTCTTCGGCGAGGCAGGTCGGATAACTTTTGTGTAAACCCACGGCTTTTATTAAAGGCATATTACTCATTGGTTATTCGTTATTAGTTATTTACCCCTGTTCCGACGTTACGTCGGGGCAGGAATTACTATTTACCATTTACCATTTACTAATTACCAATTTACTCATATCTTAAAGTCTCCCCAACTGTTAGCTTAGACGCCCGCGACGCAGGATAAATCGTTGCAAGAAGACAAATAAATAACGCCAATAATCCCACTACGGCAAACATCGTCCACTCCAGTTTAATGGGCAAATAAGACATAGAATATATTTCTTCGGACAAAGCAATAAAATGATATTTTTTGAGCAATATCCCAAGAACAAGCCCTGTAACGCAACCTAATACTGCCCCGCAAAAACCTATAATCAAACCCTGATATAAAAATATTTTTCTTATATCGGCAGAAGTAGCTCCTATTGTTTTAAGTATTCCTATCTGTCTTTTCTTTTCCATTACCATTACGATTAACGTGGAAGCGATATTAAAAGACGCAACAATTACGATAAGAGTAAGAATAGTAAACATCGCTATTTTTTCTAACTTCAACGCTTCAAAAAGTGTTCTATCCGTTTCCTGCCAGGTTCTCACTATAGCAATAGAACTGAGAACCTCCTGCAATTTTTCTTTTACGGCTGGCGCCTTAAATACATCTTCTATTTTAACCTGAATCCCATCGTATTCGCTTCCCAGAGCGAGCAAATCCCGAGCATCTTCCAAAGATAAAAACACAAGCGAATTGTCATATTCATACATCCCCGAATTGAAAAAACCTTTGACTTTAAACTTCTTAACTTTTAACTGCGTGGAAATAAGAGATACTTCGTCGTAACCAAAGAGACCTAAACCCTTCGCAAGTTCTTCGCCGATTAAAATACCGCCGTCTCCCAAATCAGTAAATTCTTCAGCACTTGTTTGCGGCTCAGAAATAAAATCATCCAAAGCCGGTTTAATATATTTCTTTAAATCCGTAACTTTAATTTCTTTCTGGAAATCAATGCCTTTAATTATTATTCCCTTAGCTCTTTCACGATACTGCAAAATCCCTTCACCCCAAAGAACAGGGGAACTGGCAACGACACCATCCACTTGCTCTATTTTTTCGATAGCTAAAGATAAACCGTTAGAATCAGGAGAAAACATATTGACAACAATATGCGGTTTTAATCCCAATATCTTGTTTCTTATTTCTTCGCTGAACCCATTCATTACACCCATAACGACAATAATCGCCGCAACACCAAGCGCAATACCCAATATGGAAATGAAAGTAGCAAAGGAAAGAAATCTCTTCCCCTTGCTCTTCATATGCCTGATTGCAAGAAAAAATCTGTAATCCATAGGTTTTAAAGATAAATCAAAAATTAAAAATTAAATAGCAAATATATCCCCTGCAATCTGAAAGATTGCGGGCCCCTAGAGATGCAGAGCATCTCAGGGATTTAGTCCCCGAAGGAGAGACTTAATCCCGGGAATTCTTCGAATTCCACGGGGCAAATCAAAATTCAAAAATAGACCAAACACAAAAGACCGAAGACTTTAGACTAAAAACTTAAAACAAATATTAAAAATGAAAAATCTCCGAAGGAGTCCGCTCTCCGACATAACGTCAGAGCATCGGACAAAAATCTTTCCAACTACTATGTCACATCATTTCCGTAAAAATATATTGCCTGTCTATCATTAACTGTCATTGCGAGGAAGCGCAACAATCTCTAAAAAAGCGTATTCATGATTTAATCGAGGACTATTTATTTTTTCCAAGAGTCTTGCCTCTTTATACTTTCTTTAACAGTTCAAAATATTCTTCTCTTGATATATTGGCTGTTCTTAAATTATTTTTGATGATAAAAACAGGAACTGCCGGCCAATTGGGGATTACTACAGGTCTTGATAACCCGGATTTGGTATAAACAAAGTGGTCGCCTTTAGTTCTTACACGTCTAAATCCCTTCTTCTCGAAAATTTTACACAATCGTCTTGCAGGAATAGACGTAATTCTTGGCATACTAACGCACTCCGACTAACTCAGTCGCAATCATTTTCGGCGCTATCCATCTATTCCCCACTTTCTCATATCCAGACTCTTTCAAAATATCTTCAACCGTTCCCATTTTTTTCGCTTCTTCCAAAAAAAGTTTAACCGCTGTCTTAAGGTTTTTCTTTGCTTGCTCAACCGTTTTTCCGCAACTTGAAATATCCAATTCATGAGAATAAGCGACAAAGGTTTTTCCTTCCTTGAAAACAATCATATCGAATTCAATCGGGAACATATAACTTCTCCTTTTTTGCAACATTATATTCCTTTGCAGTTTAATTGACAATAAACTATTTCCTTAATCATCCTTTACAAATCCCATTCCAGTCATGCTTTTGTCATTCCCGCCTTCTTTGTCATTGCGACCCGCCACCGCTTCAATGGCGGGGAAGTAATCTCATTCCCTTCTATTATTTTCACCCTTCATATGCCTAATTGCTAGAAAAAATCTCCGAAGGAGTCCGCTCTCCGACATAATGTCGGAGCATCGGACAAAAACTCAAAACAATGAAATGAAGTTGCTTTCTTGTTTAAACATTTCTTCTGCTTTTTTCCCAGAATTCGCGAACACTCAAAATACTGATGCCCTTGAATTCTTTTATTGAAAGTAAGTGTTTGTCGCCTGTTATTATAACATCTGCTTTATCTGCCCAAGCCGTGCCAAGAATTTCCAAATCTTTCGGGTCATCGCAAGCATCTGCGGGAACTTTCAGAGGAATTACTACTTTCGCCTCGTCGAACAAGAATTGCCTATGCTCTTTTGTCTTTTGTTTAGGTAATTTAAATTTTTCTTCCAGAGCCCTTACCACTTCTTCAATTATAAACTCGCTGATTATAATTTTATGTTCAAAAAGACAATGAGCAAAAACCTGCGCGCATAATCCTTGAGTGCCAAAAGCAGAAACAATCACGTTCGTATCCAAGACAATTTTCATTTATGTTTTTATAAATCCGACAAGAGTTATTTGTCTAAAATATCTTCATCCGTAAAAAAGCCCGCTCTTTCAGCGTAAGGAACAGTCTCCGCCCTTAATGCTCTAAAACGTTCCACAGCAAGGTAGCGCCGAACAGCTTCCCTGACTAACTGGCTTACGGTAAGATTTGTCTTCTTACTTGTGGACTCTAAATTATTCCTTTCTTTTTTAGATAACCTAATCGTAATAGTGTCGCTCATTGTCTTACCTCCATAAGACATTATAACACAGATAAACCATAGTCCAAATAAAAACAGTAAAAAAATGGACCTTAGACTAAAAACAGACTAAAGACAAAAGACCAAAGACTATAGACCTTGAAAATTAAAAATTAAATATCAAAAAGCAAAATTTGACACTTGACAAATGTCTGACAAATGTCTAACATTTGTCTAATAATAGAAAACGTCCCTCCTCAATGACAAGAGCCCCTGGGCTCTGTCCGTAAAACGGGGTAGTTGGGGAGGTCATCTTTTATATGCATAATATTGCTTTTTCCCTTTACCAAAGATAGGGAATTCCGATTTTATAATGTGTTTCGCCAAAACATACGACCGCTCGTCGGTTGATTCCCACTTCCGATAAATAGCCCAGCAAAAATAATCCGCGGCTTGGTTGCATAGGTCAAACTTTGAATTGTGAAAATATAAGGCGAATGGGACTTTTGCCTGATGTTTGACAAGCGATTTGAAGGCCTGTTTGAGAATGCCTCTTTTCTTTTTATCAAATAAACTGCTGAAGACTACAACAACATGGTCAAAATCATGCCACACAGCACGGTTAAAAGCATATTTGAGCAGTGCTTCTCCCATTACCTTATAAAATTCTAGCGGCTGCTTATGAAATGTTGGGTTGGCTTTGTTTTTCTGCGCGATAATTGAATCAACTCTCATTTGGTGATTCGTTTTAGAGATTATCGAGAACACATTATTTCGCACTTCCTGTGTATCTTCCGATGCGTGAAAGTATCCCTGTTCTGCCATACTTGTTCCGCAGGCATAGTTCGGCAGTAAATCATATCTAAGTTTCAATAAAGATGAACCGATATCAAAAGGATTCATAGTGCTTAGCACTGTCAAAACAAAGAACTTCGTCCCGTTCGGACTAAAATCAAAATTGCCTGATTCATCTATAAAAAGATAAAGCGTGTTCATGATTTGATCTATAACTTAAATGTCAAGATTTGACCCTCTCGACTTCTCTCGACTTTTGACCCTCTCGACTCTCTGATAATATTCCCTTACGATTGAAGCTGTCTGCACAGACAATCCAAGAATGGTAAAAACTAATGCGACAAAGTAAAAGTCAAACTTCTGAGAAAGCTCTCTGGAGATTATAATATTCGAGTTCTCTTGGTTTTTGTCAGTCATCTATTGGTCACCCATTTTTAATTTCTTCAATTCCGCATCAATCCAGCTTTGAGCGTCTTTTTCGTCTTTCTCAATCGCTATTTCAACACCACACTTGGCGACTTCAAACAGGGATTTTGATAATTTCTTCACCTTATACATTTCAATAATTTTCTCTTTAATCTGTTTTTGTGTTTCCGGTTCAATTTTAGGCAATATAATTTTTGACAGTTCATCTTTGCCGATTGCCGTTAAAATTGTTCCTTTACAACCTTTCTTAAGCTGCAATTGCCCAACTTGCATTTTAAGCAAGACAAGTAACGTTTCAGAATTTATTTTGTCGGAAATTATTACAAAAAATCCAGTGGAGCATAAAGCATTTTCCCAATCCTCCGTTATCAAAGCAATACTTTCAAGTGAA is a genomic window containing:
- a CDS encoding GDP-mannose 4,6-dehydratase, with protein sequence MQCLVTGAAGFIGSSLVERLLSEEDNDVFAIDDFSTGSKENISHLLNNPRFHFQQGSILDKDLLKELIDKCEIIYHLAAAVGVKYIMENLIKSIRINIEGTENVLEIASHDKKKVLITSSSEIYGKSENYPFNEESDRILGPTTKLRWSYSASKATDEFLAIAYHKEKVLPIVITRLFNVSGPKQVGEYGMVIPRFVEQALKGEPITVYGDGKQLRSFIHIEDTVNGLISLMENENTNGEIFNLGSPHPVNISQLAEMVKQFTQSKSQIKYIPYRQVYGDDFEDLKYRVPDISKISKTIGFKPTKSLEDIVKDVIEYYKKKLMADSL
- a CDS encoding chromosomal protein MC1, giving the protein MDTVKQYSLRIGSKEKHVFTGRSPRAAALKAASRGLKDKEGLIKLREHSRKKDGKWRLHVFKGKVVKVKKPDNAPDWMPNMINKPSVKKVRLDKLSKI
- a CDS encoding tetratricopeptide repeat protein, encoding MEQKDNMWLEERRDEFLRDVIQQFFNAYLNFKKEYRKFKSEGKIKFVHFAQWVGTEEKKGPLWNLKDLTHNLLDRPHQFFTHEIAFERAIHLIFHQLMSFKEHIYVLEQYDHVVRQRFNKTDEELSEALDDFKQLIVKIKGEMPEEIESAKELFETSLKLFKPMLPKFKRNKLAVRYIVENKEVIEKVYGKNQWEKILKLMFNNKKEEAYYMVAMWYFENGDYVQARACIKKALQLNPSSEKITSFSKKISTFLKGK
- a CDS encoding ABC transporter ATP-binding protein; protein product: MPLIKAVGLHKSYPTCLAEDDLPRRNRQVKAGESRRVGESSLEVIRGIDLEIYEGQSIALLGSSGAGKSTLLCLLAGLERPSKGKIYWKGQDILKFSDEQRADLRKKDMGFVFQFFNLLPELSALENIMLPGLIDKQLLFEVKEKAKEILKELKLTQRASHYPYALSGGEQQRVAVGRAIMNNPIILFADEPTGNLDKTTAEKIVELMLNLIRNRGGALFIATHQEELALKMDRIIRIVDGKIVES
- a CDS encoding ABC transporter permease encodes the protein MDYRFFLAIRHMKSKGKRFLSFATFISILGIALGVAAIIVVMGVMNGFSEEIRNKILGLKPHIVVNMFSPDSNGLSLAIEKIEQVDGVVASSPVLWGEGILQYRERAKGIIIKGIDFQKEIKVTDLKKYIKPALDDFISEPQTSAEEFTDLGDGGILIGEELAKGLGLFGYDEVSLISTQLKVKKFKVKGFFNSGMYEYDNSLVFLSLEDARDLLALGSEYDGIQVKIEDVFKAPAVKEKLQEVLSSIAIVRTWQETDRTLFEALKLEKIAMFTILTLIVIVASFNIASTLIVMVMEKKRQIGILKTIGATSADIRKIFLYQGLIIGFCGAVLGCVTGLVLGILLKKYHFIALSEEIYSMSYLPIKLEWTMFAVVGLLALFICLLATIYPASRASKLTVGETLRYE
- a CDS encoding type II toxin-antitoxin system HicA family toxin; translated protein: MPRITSIPARRLCKIFEKKGFRRVRTKGDHFVYTKSGLSRPVVIPNWPAVPVFIIKNNLRTANISREEYFELLKKV
- a CDS encoding putative toxin-antitoxin system toxin component, PIN family — protein: MKIVLDTNVIVSAFGTQGLCAQVFAHCLFEHKIIISEFIIEEVVRALEEKFKLPKQKTKEHRQFLFDEAKVVIPLKVPADACDDPKDLEILGTAWADKADVIITGDKHLLSIKEFKGISILSVREFWEKSRRNV
- a CDS encoding ribbon-helix-helix protein, CopG family — protein: MSDTITIRLSKKERNNLESTSKKTNLTVSQLVREAVRRYLAVERFRALRAETVPYAERAGFFTDEDILDK
- a CDS encoding DUF3800 domain-containing protein, with translation MNTLYLFIDESGNFDFSPNGTKFFVLTVLSTMNPFDIGSSLLKLRYDLLPNYACGTSMAEQGYFHASEDTQEVRNNVFSIISKTNHQMRVDSIIAQKNKANPTFHKQPLEFYKVMGEALLKYAFNRAVWHDFDHVVVVFSSLFDKKKRGILKQAFKSLVKHQAKVPFALYFHNSKFDLCNQAADYFCWAIYRKWESTDERSYVLAKHIIKSEFPIFGKGKKQYYAYKR